In Alistipes ihumii AP11, a genomic segment contains:
- the rplA gene encoding 50S ribosomal protein L1: protein MSKLTKNRKLVLSKIEPNKVYKLGEAAALLKEITFTKFDASVDLDVRLGVDPRKSNQMVRGVVTLPHGTGKSVRVLVLCTPDKEKEATEAGADYVGLDEYVEKIKGGWTDVDVIITTPNVMAKVGALGRILGPRGLMPNPKTGTVTMEVGKAVKEVKAGKIDFKVDKFGIVHSSVGKIAFSAEQIADNASEFMNTILKLKPTTAKGTYVKSIFLSTTMSPGLQIDPKSVETK, encoded by the coding sequence ATGAGTAAGCTGACCAAAAATAGAAAACTGGTGCTTTCCAAGATTGAGCCGAACAAGGTGTACAAGCTTGGCGAGGCGGCCGCTCTTCTAAAGGAGATTACCTTTACGAAATTTGATGCTTCCGTCGATCTGGACGTGCGGTTGGGTGTCGATCCCCGCAAATCCAACCAGATGGTGCGCGGCGTCGTGACGCTGCCCCACGGAACGGGCAAGTCGGTCCGCGTGTTGGTTCTCTGTACTCCCGACAAGGAGAAGGAGGCGACCGAGGCCGGCGCCGACTACGTAGGTCTGGACGAGTACGTCGAGAAGATCAAGGGCGGCTGGACCGATGTGGACGTGATTATCACGACTCCCAACGTGATGGCGAAGGTCGGAGCGCTCGGACGTATTCTGGGCCCCCGCGGCCTGATGCCTAACCCCAAGACGGGTACCGTGACGATGGAAGTCGGCAAGGCCGTCAAGGAGGTGAAGGCCGGCAAGATCGACTTCAAGGTCGACAAGTTCGGTATCGTTCACTCGTCGGTCGGCAAGATCGCGTTCTCTGCGGAGCAGATCGCCGACAATGCCAGCGAGTTCATGAATACGATTCTGAAACTCAAACCGACGACCGCGAAAGGCACTTACGTGAAAAGCATATTCCTCTCTACGACGATGAGTCCAGGCTTGCAGATAGATCCCAAATCGGTTGAAACTAAATAA